GGACGAACCTTGGGTACAACTTATGAAAGCTAAGTACTCTTCATTATGTAATTTTCTTCATCTCCAAGAATCTCCTATATCTCCTCATGGATTTGGAAGGGTCTTGAAACAGGACTTCATTATTTGAGAAAGTTTCATAGGTGGGATGttagaaatggaaacaaaattCTAGTTTGGTATGATAAATGGGAAATAGGTTTAAATTCAACTCCAACCCCTAAAGATACTTTTCGTGAACCGGCTAGAATAATATATGTTTTTGATCTAATGTTAGAACATCCAAGAAGATGGAACACATAATTAGTTTGTGAGATCTTTACAGAAGAAATAGCTAAATTGGTCTTGCAGATGCAATTAGTTCAACAGGAAACTGATAAACTCATATGGGAACCAAGTAGGAATGGTGAATTTTCAGTTAAAACAACATATAAAGCTTTAACAAACATGAAGCAAAATAACAGGGAAATTTCAACTATTAACTGGAGACGACTGTGGAATTCAGATGCCCCACATAAAGTCAAGTTATTTATTTGGAAGTGCCTTAGAAGAACCGTACCAACTAGAGTAAAACTAAATAGTTACAATCCCATTATAGAAACAATATACCCTAGATGCTTTCAAGCACAAGAAACCTTACAACACCTACTGATTGAATGTGATTATTCTAGATCAGTTTGGTTGGAAATGAACATAAATGTGGAAGTTCTTCAGCAACAACAAATGGAAGTGACTGACTGGATTTCTAGTTGGTTCTAATTTGAATCAGCAGGATAGAACTCAGTGGACTTTGAAACTTATGATCACTGCTTGGTACCTCTGGAAGAACAGATGCTCAAaagtttttgaaaataaaaatcagaacTTACGTTTCACAGTTCACTCGAttaacaatatgttgaatcaatgtTTTTTCTACAACTGAGGTTACAAAACAAAAACAGCAGGAAATTTGGTCTCCACCACAAGCATATGAATTTAAGATCATCATGGATGCTTCTTTTGATTATCATACTAAATATTTTAGAATTGGATTAGTAATTCGTGATTCAACAGGGAACTACTGGGGCATCAGAGGCAGATACTGTGATGGAAGAATAGATCCAGAGCAAGCTGAGTGTCTGGCTATGAAGGAAGCAATATTATGCGCTAGAGATTGCAGCTTAAAGAAAGTGGTGTTAGAAAGTGACCGTCTCAGTGTAATTAACTTTATCAAAAATGCCAGTCCTTCAATTCAGTGGATGAACCAAGGAATAGTAGATGAAATAATGCATCTGTTATTTTCTGCTTCTTGTTTTACGGTGAACCATGTCAAAAGATCAGCTAACAATGCTGCTCATGTAATAGCTAAGACTTCTGATCTGACAGACTGTCTTTTGATTACTTTGGTAATATCCCAGACAAGTTTAGTAATAcaatcagggatgatcaattaGCTTGTCAGTTTAAGATATGTAAACAAACTTACGTTATGAAAGTTGTTTTTGCatgataaaaagagaaaaaaattatgTAGGTCATAATCAAGGCACGTTGATATAAGTAGTTTGAAGTTAGCTCACTGTATCGTCGTTACAACATATATTTTGTTGAAGAGGAGTTAGTTTGTTAGTTTACTTATTAGGTTATACAAATTACATAAAGGTACTAGTTGTAGTTATAATACAAATTACAATAAAGGTCCTAGTTGTAGTTGTAATACAAATACAACAAGAGAACCCTAACATTGGCAAGGTGTTTTAGTTAGATGATATGTTTTGTTTTTCATTCGTGCTCAATAATGTGATTCTTTTTACCTTTTAATTATGATATTTCTCCTAGAGAGAAGAGTCggtatatttttggaattaacctTCCCGATAGTAGACGTTGTAAATGCTTGTGGCTCTCCCTCGCTCGCCTCAATGGTGTATACACATTTCGTGAATGTTTTTATTCATTCAATGGTATACATGCATATTAGTTTCTAAATTTTTTTATCAAGGCTATGTATTTATTGGGTTTTTTCGGCGGATTTTAAATCATAACCAACTACCAACCCACATATACTGAgtttttatattcataaccaactAACAACCCGCCAACGGAGCATTGAAAAACACTCCCGTCAATCCTTGGAAAtaggcaaattttttttttgtttgaaagaTCGAAATATGCTTTCTATCCTCCAATTTGAAATGCGACACAAACTCTCCTCCACTTCTGAAACTGAATCCCACTTCTTTTTCACCACCACCCTCCTCCTCTTGCCCTCCACCATTTCGACTgtcaccaccagcaccaccaccactctctgtgttttcattttgttttcgtCCGAAAATTTAAACCACGGCCATTCATTCCTAACTCGGTATTCTCGCCAAGAACCACTTCTTCGCCGTCAACAACATCACCACCACCGTAACCAGCACCAGCACCACCGCCACCAGCACCACCATAATCAAATTCATAACACCACCACAATTAAATTAATAGCACCACCACCGTAATAATCACCAGCACCACTACGCCAGCAACGCCATCGTAACTAGCTGCTCCACAAAATTCATACACAGTGGTAATCAATTTACTCCAGGTACAACTACTACATCTGAATTCCAAAATTTTGATTTCCCAATTTCATTTATTTTACATCCTATCCTAGTAAAATTGTTGAGTTATTCCcaatttagattttttttgacACACTTTAACTGTTTGTGTAAATACCAAGCAGAAAAAGAAATGTGTTTTCAGAAGAGTCTACTTTGGATGCTTTAACTTTCTCTTTGTACCAGTTTAGCACTTTTGATTGTGAAGCATATTTTCTTTTAAGTTTTAGTGCtaggtttagattttttcttttaaGCATTTTGTGTCTGTTTAACCATTTCAGGAATTTTCTAGCAGTGATTTGTGGCCTGACAAACTTCTATGGCATAACTACTGGTTAGGACCATTGATTTAAGGAGCCTAATTGATGAACGGATGAACAAAATGTTCAGAGATAATAATCTATGATTGGCTGTGGGAGTTCGATTGTTCACCGGAGAAACAGGTAAGCCCTCTCTTCTTTCCAAATTTCAGTCTCATTTTGTATGATTGCATATATTTTGTTATGATTGGCCGTATATGCATAAGAAAACAACACCCACACGTTAACTACAAAGTCTATATAAATAGATCCTTTCTTTTCACACTTATATTTAGATAAGACACCGATTTGATTTGATAGTATATTGGAGTTGGACATCGCATTTTTATAATGGAGGTGATTGATGCTAGTAATTTCTATATAACTGACTGGTAGATTATGCATGTACGGCCATTACCGTGTGAACCTGCCTTCCTGAATGTGGGTGGTCGACGCCCCCTACGAACGAAACTAGCAAATTGCTATCGAGTAGTTTTACGCACATCATTTTTTAGAGACATGACACAGgttattgtatttttttcttcccctaactcaaCTGATTCTTTTAGATCCGATTCAGCATGTCTGAATCAAAATTAGTAAATAGAACTAATATATATACAGAAAAACTATTAAATCCAGTCAAAGATGTATCCAACAAAAACAGGTATCGAATCTCTTCGAGTCACATGACATGTATAAGCTGAGTCAGACCATGAGTCAGACATCCAGAAAAAGGGAAGGAAAAAAACGATCAGACATTTGGCAAGATAATTCAAATCCAAACAACCAAGGTATTAATCTAGACAGTTAATATCATGGGATCACTAGTTCTAGATTTTCATATCAATGTTTGAGATCCCTCAGTGGGTGAAGAATTACTGTTGACCAGTTTGAGTCAGACAAATATTGATAACACCAGGTATTAAAATGTATATTACCAGATCCAGTATGGGTCATTTCTTCTTAACTAAAATACCTGGAGGTAAAAGAAATGCTTCTGATATTAGTTAGTACTCATTAATTCCGGTGCATACACACTGTTACTAACAAGTAATCTATCTGCTGACATTGGTAATGATATTCAACAACAAATcaacaactattttttttttctttgcaaaatctttttctttccttttattcacAAAGATTCTCAATCAAAGACTTTATTTTACATAGTTTTCCTAAAGTATAAATATATGTCTAATCTCAGTTTGAGTAACTTATTCTCAATCTTGATTCTTGGTTTGTCTCTCTACTTATTCTTCTTCCTCAAACAAAACCAATGTACTACTACTCTTTCTTTTCAAAACATGGCTGCAGAAGCGCCTAAATCCATTTATGACTTCACTGTCAAGGTAAATTATAAGCAGAACTAAAATATGCAGTTTGTAATACCAAGTAAATTTCACAACAAGAGCAAAAAAATATGCATAAATCAATGCCGACAAAATTTAGGTGGTTGAGCGCAGAGCAACGAgtgttaattattattttttagtcaGAAAAAAAATGTGATTTCTAAATAAGGTTTTATTCGACGTATGTGTGCAGCTTCTCTTCAAATATTTGCCCAACCATTCAAGATAAAATCATCCTGAATTCTTTTTCATAAATTTCATTATCTTTGGAAACTGTTACCTATTAGTTTATATCAAATCAACCAAATGTTTCCCTTTTGATTGTATATGCGTCAATGGAACTTAAGTATTGGACTGAATTGCAAATTTTGATGTTGCAGATTAAGGTACATCTGGCGGTGCGAAAACAAAGATACACTGATGGAGATTATTTGGTACATAGGTACATACACTATGctacagaaaccttcaacacacccacaatcctcgatcatcactgatcccacacaactcccagcttccctcctacagatcaacccatcttcatatttgcgaccgaattgactctggaacggccattgtcttggtttaggccggagtcatacaggttgatttcccgaatctaagtaCCCAATtttcagcggtgcatctgtgtgaggttcagcagctCGCTagattgaggagtctcgacagcacgctcgattctccactttcctagaaaaccagcaaaccgtttttccccatctacaaagagcatgacctaaaaatgttgatgatgttgataatagAACACTAAGGTAATTGACGTTGGAAGCAAGATGTTGAATTTGTTGATTCGAATTGCATGGTTGAGATGATTtttgatgaaattagggttttgaaatcgatGACGCCAAAATTTAGAAACACATCTGAATCTTATAATTGACTTGACGGGTAACCTTGTAAATATCCGTGATTTCCTCCGGTAAGAATCTAGAGAATTTCCGAATTCTGCTTCTTCTtactctccttcttcttctcattgTTGTAAAAGTGAAGTGTGAGTAGGCATCAGGTAAGATtgaaatttttattcttcttattattcttcttctccttcgtACAGTGAGTGACAGTGAGAGTGGATGCAAAAAGCTTaacatttttctcttcttcttcctcttcacttCTCCCTGCTGTAAAACTGAGTGTGAGACTGAGGAGGGGGTAAAAACTcgggtatattaattatatgtccctagttttaacatcctataaatatatccttatacaacaataaatatatccatactttttaataaccttatccatttaaaattagattacctaaaTACCCTCCACAATATAATAGTTTCttgtatttcaaaatggaacaaatttcttcctctactacttcacccgtaccaccaccatcaccaccactatGACTACCTCacgtccaccaccaccaacattcaactaccattccaccaccacagttcaacgaccaccacctaccaaccatcacttaccaaccaccaccaccactaatattccaataccactccaccaccattgcatcaccaccaccagtcctccaccaccaccactggcgCCACCAccgccccccccccccacccccacacCACCACCAttgcatcaccaccaccatctgctgccaccaccacaaccactgaTGCAATCACCGCCAGTCCGCCGCcacccaccgccaccaccactggtttaggtattttgtatcaacaacagtagttgatccaaaaaaaaaggatcaacaacatatgttgatccaatttagggatcAGCAACAtatgttgatccaaaaaaaagatcaacaacatatgttgatccaatttagggatcaacaacagtagttgatccaaaaaaaaggatcaacagtatatgttgatccaaaaaaaaggatcaacagtatatgttgatccaaaaaaaaaggatcaacagtagaagttgatccatgtaaatggagtcgACAGCCAAAGTTTACATAAAAAACTGACATACGAgcgagtgaacttggcgtgaatcgaacacgcatcatctgacatggagtcagtcatgctaccattgcaccacaaattcaacatttggagaatttatatctataaaatgaaaacatttaaactacaagcataatGATACTAATCCTAGGAAATAAGGtcaacaatagtagttgatcccatattATATGGGATCAACACCTATTTTTGTTCCATAAAAAATGGGATCAATACCAGGATTTGATCCATAAATGGGAATCAACAGtcatagttgatcccataaaaaaattaaaatactgACATGAACTGTTGTTGGTAAGATATTTCTCTTACGTATTTTATTGCACAATTCGCCAGCATTGTTTTCCGATACCATACAAACATAATACAAAAGTAGAACTCACTGTAAAACTTCAAGGGTGAATAGTTCATGCCCAAGAGAAATCCCTCCAAATCTGTTGGCATGTACATAGACAATGAAACCAGTCAGTGACGTTTACCCTATTCACTAACAATAGAAGGTTAGTGAGCAAGAACTATGTTGAGGATTCTAATCTCGCTTATAACATACTCCAACAGTACAAATGTAGTAACAATGgccacaacaaaaaaaaaaacacaatttataTATGTAATACACCCTTCATACAATCAATAAAATAACTATAAAAATCCTGAATATACAATTTGTAACTTCCCAACAACTGCTTTCGAAGGCGGACTTTCTTCAAAAGTATTTCGTTTGTTACTTCTATGTTTTGTAGGTTCTATAACGTAACGACAAGTCAGCAAGTGCATCGCACATGCGTCTTTGCTAGTAACATATAAAAAAGTCCCCTATTTTAGGTTCGCCTAGAGCACCCAAACATGTTAAGACGGTCCTGACTAGGATCATCATCTGGAGAATTTTAGGATATACAGGAGATGCAGGAGGAATGTGAATAAACCCCACTTTGGTGTTCATTGTCATGCCTTGTTGAATCGTCAGTGTCAGGAGTAGACGTATGGGGATGTTTCCGATCGTTACACTGATAAAGATTGGTATCATACGGAAGATAATTTTCATACAATTCTTTTCCGGTGGATGAAGAATTGTTGTTGACTAAATTGAATGAGACAAACAGTGATAAGACCAGGTACAAAAATGTATATCAGCAGGGAGTATAGGCCAGATGTACTAATGTCGGGCATAAAAAATACCAACTGAAATACCTGTAGGTAAAAGAAATGCTTCTGATATTAGTACTCATTAGTTTTGTTGCATACACACAGTTACTATAAGTGAACTTTTTTGCTGACATTGATGTTCAACAACAaatcaacaactaatttttttcttgcaaaatctttttcttcctttattttCACACGGAGACTTTCTCTTTGTTTTACATAGTTTTCCTAGAGTATAAATATATGTCTAATATCAGTTTGAGTAACTTATTCTCAATCCTAATTCTGGGTTTGTCTCTCTACTTAATCTTCTTCCTTAAACAAAACCAATCACTACTACTACTCTTTCTTTTCAAAACATGGCTGCAGAAGCGCCTAACTCCATTTATGACTTCACTGTCAAGGTAAAAGAAATCATGCTTTTAGTTTagctctttattttattttttttgctgattCAGTGATAATATTCATTTTGCCAATCTGAGTTTCATTTGTTTTCCCGTTTGGAGTATATTTGGTTATGGGTTTTGTGGTGTTCATCATCTGTTTGTTTTATTGTTCTGGTGAAATCTTAGTGGGCTGAatgttttatgtttattccagctgcttcttgatttctccttcattttcttcttacTTTTTTTGTCTGGGTTTTAATCATATTTTAATGTGGATGGAATCATTgatgggtgtttacaaagattgtTTACTTGctagtcatgaattttgtttcatTCCTGATCATTTTGTTATGATAGTATAATTCTAGTGTGAGGTAACTTTTAAACCAGATGATTGAGAGTTCAGATAGGCTATGGTTGTCCAATTCTAAGACCTGATTTATGGTTTTAAAACTAGTAATTGTTGATGGCTCTGTACTTTTcgccttttcttttttgtttgtaatTGTCCTTGAATATGATGTCTATTCGATCTCTTACTCAAAGGAGTGTGCTTGTTCATtaaatttcatttttcttttgtttgtattCTCAATTCCGTGTTGTTCTCGTTTTCTAGATTCGAGTTCATCCACGTGTTTTCCCCTGTTTATGAATATCTAACTTTTCCTCTCAATTTGGATTTACAGGATATTGAAGGAAATGATGTATCCTTGAAAGACTATGCTGGAAAGGTTCTTCTGATTGTCAATGTTGCTTCCAAAGAGTACTTGTCTAACTCTAATCTTATTGTCTATGTAGAGAATTTGAAGTAGAATTGTATAGATCTAGTATATGGAAGGACTAGTGATCTAGATGGAACTGAAACAGTACGAGGGTTCATCAGCTTTAATATGTGTGTGTACAAAGTGTGATCTTCTTCTACCAGGCTATGCTCTGTACTTTCTCCGGCAAGGTATTCTATCCATGTAAATGTGAGCCCTTGCAGGAGAAACCAGGGATGAAGATTGGGGAAGAATAGCAAGGTTCATATGTTCATAGGCTTTGACTGCTGGTTTTGGTTATGCCATATTGACATTTTTGTCTCATTGTTGTTTGCAGTAATTTCGTATAGCTTTAGTCAATTCATTCTTCGTATTCAATAGTATTGCACGTAACTATTTCTTTCTTGCATTGATTCGTTTCTTTGGTATATGCAGTGGTCTTACCGAATCCAACTACAAGGAACTTGATGTATTGTATGAGAAATACAAAACCCAAGGTCTATTAGCTACTCTTTAAGATcgattttttatttcattttgattttttttaatagtaCTAACTCTAGATACTGTGTTCCTCCTGGCAGGGCTTGAGATTCTTGCATTTCCTTGCAACCAGTTTGCTGGTCAAGAACCGGGAACTGATGCTGAGATAAAAGAAGTTGCCCGTTCAAAGTTCAAAGCCGAATTTCCTGTATTTGCTAAGATACACACCTAATTATGAAAGATGAAGCCCAAAATCAATATCATGTTGGGGTTTTAGTTagtgttttattttttcttcagtCTCATTGCTTATTTAGTAAGCAGAATGAGCTTACTGATATTACCCCTAGCATTTATCTAAACGAGATCAGTTAAAAATACTTTGTACTAGAGTAGAGCTCAATAATCTCCTACTTTCTCAGATTGATGTTAATGGGAAGGATGCCGCACCACTCTACCAGTATATCAAATCACAAAAAGGTGGGTTATTTGGTAATGCAATCAAATGGAATTTCACAAAGTTTCTCGTAAACAAAGAGAGAAAAGTTGTTGACAGATATGCTCCCACCACAGGTCCACTCAGAATTGAGGTATGAAACTAATCTCTCTAAGCGTACGTGTACCTGTAAAAATGATTATACGGCATCtgacttttcttttgttttgctcGTCCTTTCAGAAAGACATCCAAGGCCTTTTGGCAGTTCCAGCATCAGCTCCCTAGAGATAAATTGTGGAGCTGCAATCTCACTCTATGTATGAATAAATATTCCCAATATAAAATTTGTGTCAGTGAGTTCAAATAAAAAAGGATTACCTTTTGCGTTTGCAGTTTGAAAGTTTGGTTCTTGTTTTACAGTTAGTTTCTTTTCTCTTATATACTTGTTATATCTATATTGTATGTATGACCCTTTTACTATGGGCAAATATTCGGAACGGCTTTCTTGGATTTTTATAAGGCGCAGTTTTTCAACTACCAGTCCCTATTCATTCCTGTAATGCTGCATAATGGGGCAGCATTACAGGAGTGAATATTTTTGGAATTGCTAGTTTGCACATAAATTTTTATTGTCTGATGGAAGATGAGTTTTGTAATGCAATCAAAACCCACAGGCTCTGGCAGAACTAAAATATGAAGTTCTGCAATGGTTTCTGAATTTCTTGGCTGGCTCTAATTTTTGCATGGTAGTTTCTCGAGTCGCTAGCTAGGAGTAGGATTATGTCGTCTATACTCATATCTCCTAGCCCAGTACAAGTAGTTGAAGAATGAGAATAAGGCAAGTATAGAAAGCAACCAATAAAACAGATCGAGGTAATTCCGATTTAAGTTATTTCCTTCCAACCATCCAATGTCTCCATTTTTCGTAATTCTGTTAACTAAGGTTATTAGAGCAGAACCCATCAACGACGATAATCCCAAAACACACCAAAAAATTGCAGTACCTAGTGATTTCATCCCTCTTGACACTTCTGTGTTGAAGAACTGTAACAATCCAACAGGCGTAAACACGTCGTTGATGCATATAACAATGAACTGTATTAGCAACCACATCACTGACATTGGTATAGGTTCGCCAGAATCCATTAGACCATTCCTTCCTGCAATTTGTTTCCTTTTTCCCTCAATCAATGCACCAATACATGATGCTAATGCGGATGCCATAAAACCAACACCCGCACGCTGCAAGG
This genomic stretch from Papaver somniferum cultivar HN1 chromosome 5, ASM357369v1, whole genome shotgun sequence harbors:
- the LOC113284074 gene encoding probable glutathione peroxidase 2 isoform X3, with the protein product MAAEAPKSIYDFTVKDIEGNDVSLKDYAGKVLLIVNVASKDGLTESNYKELDVLYEKYKTQGLEILAFPCNQFAGQEPGTDAEIKEVARSKFKAEFPVFAKIDVNGKDAAPLYQYIKSQKGGLFGNAIKWNFTKFLVNKERKVVDRYAPTTGPLRIEKDIQGLLAVPASAP
- the LOC113284074 gene encoding probable glutathione peroxidase 2 isoform X1, which produces MAAEAPNSIYDFTVKDIEGNDVSLKDYAGKVLLIVNVASKDGLTESNYKELDVLYEKYKTQGLEILAFPCNQFAGQEPGTDAEIKEVARSKFKAEFPVFAKIDVNGKDAAPLYQYIKSQKGGLFGNAIKWNFTKFLVNKERKVVDRYAPTTGPLRIEKDIQGLLAVPASAP
- the LOC113284074 gene encoding probable glutathione peroxidase 2 isoform X2, whose protein sequence is MAAEAPNSIYDFTVKDIEGNDVSLKDYAGKVLLIVNVASKDGLTESNYKELDVLYEKYKTQGLEILAFPCNQFAGQEPGTDAEIKEVARSKFKAEFPIDVNGKDAAPLYQYIKSQKGGLFGNAIKWNFTKFLVNKERKVVDRYAPTTGPLRIEKDIQGLLAVPASAP